The Parachlamydia acanthamoebae genome includes a region encoding these proteins:
- the proS gene encoding proline--tRNA ligase, which produces MSQEKNAISPTREENYPEWYQQVVKAADLAENSPVRGCMVIKPWGYGIWENMQKYLDQKIKSTGHENAYFPLFIPLSFLEKEAAHVEGFAKECAVVTHHRLEERNGKLIPTGELEEPLIVRPTSETIIGESFSRWVESYRDLPLLINQWANVVRWEMRPRIFLRTAEFLWQEGHTVHASSEEAFEETLKMLEVYREFVENILAIPVITGEKSPGERFPGAVSTYTIEMMVQDRKALQGGTSHFLGQNFAKASNIRFSNKDGETEYGHTTSWGITTRLIGALIMTHGDDDGIRLPPKIAHRQVVILPIMPKPEHEAAVLGQAEKVAQELRSSTFNGQPISVHVDKRDLRGGEKNWEWIKKGVPIRIEIGPRDVENQVVTLCRRDQPHKTKITIPVAELSQKLPLILEDMQNNYFAQALQFRDSHIRRDIHTFEELKQFFTPKNADKPEIHGGFVLAKWCGDPETEKMLDDLKVTIRCLPLEQSETEGTCILTGKKAKLDVILAKSY; this is translated from the coding sequence ATGTCCCAAGAAAAAAATGCAATTAGCCCAACTCGTGAAGAAAACTATCCAGAGTGGTATCAGCAGGTTGTAAAAGCGGCTGACCTTGCTGAAAATTCGCCCGTCCGGGGTTGCATGGTTATTAAGCCATGGGGTTATGGTATTTGGGAAAACATGCAAAAGTACCTCGATCAAAAAATCAAAAGTACAGGACATGAAAATGCCTATTTTCCTTTGTTTATCCCACTCAGTTTTTTGGAAAAAGAAGCAGCTCATGTCGAAGGATTTGCCAAAGAATGTGCGGTTGTCACCCATCATCGTCTAGAAGAGAGAAATGGGAAATTGATCCCTACAGGTGAGCTGGAAGAGCCTTTAATCGTGCGGCCAACTTCTGAAACTATTATCGGAGAATCATTTTCTAGATGGGTAGAATCCTATCGCGATTTACCTCTTTTAATTAACCAATGGGCAAATGTTGTGCGTTGGGAAATGCGCCCACGTATATTTTTGCGTACGGCGGAATTTTTGTGGCAAGAAGGGCACACTGTGCATGCTTCATCTGAAGAAGCTTTTGAAGAAACGTTAAAGATGTTGGAAGTGTACCGAGAATTTGTAGAAAACATCTTAGCGATTCCTGTGATCACAGGAGAAAAATCTCCAGGCGAAAGATTTCCAGGTGCGGTCAGCACATATACCATTGAAATGATGGTACAAGATCGCAAAGCTTTGCAAGGGGGGACTTCTCACTTTTTAGGGCAGAATTTTGCCAAAGCTTCAAATATTCGTTTTAGCAATAAAGATGGTGAAACCGAATACGGGCATACCACTTCTTGGGGTATTACAACGCGTTTGATTGGCGCCTTGATTATGACACATGGCGATGACGATGGAATTCGCCTACCTCCTAAAATTGCGCATCGACAAGTTGTCATTCTCCCTATCATGCCAAAACCTGAGCATGAAGCCGCAGTGTTAGGGCAGGCGGAGAAGGTTGCTCAGGAGTTGCGCTCTTCCACATTTAATGGTCAGCCAATTTCTGTTCATGTGGATAAAAGAGATTTACGCGGTGGCGAGAAAAATTGGGAGTGGATTAAGAAAGGGGTTCCGATTCGTATCGAGATAGGACCAAGAGACGTAGAAAACCAAGTTGTAACACTCTGTCGACGTGACCAGCCGCACAAAACTAAGATCACAATTCCTGTAGCGGAGTTAAGTCAAAAATTGCCTTTGATATTAGAAGACATGCAAAATAACTATTTTGCACAAGCTTTGCAATTCAGAGATTCCCATATTCGAAGAGACATCCATACATTTGAAGAGCTCAAACAATTTTTCACACCGAAAAATGCAGATAAACCCGAGATTCATGGTGGATTTGTTTTAGCGAAATGGTGTGGAGATCCAGAAACAGAAAAAATGTTGGATGATTTAAAAGTGACCATTCGTTGCCTGCCTTTAGAGCAGTCAGAAACAGAAGGCACTTGCATTTTGACAGGCAAAAAAGCTAAGTTAGATGTGATTTTAGCAAAATCTTACTAA
- a CDS encoding HlyD family secretion protein: protein MTTQNQTPIEENLTPMPNDETQAAQDEKQKQFKESAKNRKKPLIILTVVILLIALVWLVLWLAYFRFHQSTDDAYVNGNLVNVTSVIAGTPIAFFADDTDLVETGQLLVLLDPTLYQVQYEQELTRLSSTVLQVMQIYDTVKVNQSTVENRKVQLKRAQYDFLNRKNLVDIKAVTNEDYTHSRDAFLTAKLDYQQALNQLQVAVDAAGNTAMEEHPILLTQRKAVRQAYYNLKHCSIYAPCRGHIAKRTVEVGQAVTPQSYLMAIIPQDYMWVDANFKETELTHMRVGQPATVTFDIYGRCAKFDGVVLGIASGTGSVFSLIPPQNATGNWIKIVQRLPVRIGLDPKKMKEFPLRLGLSAYVTVDVTDTSLPMLVEEIKTHPVAATGVFELDFTELDTRMDEIVKTIFTNVCQVDCNER, encoded by the coding sequence ATGACAACACAAAATCAAACTCCTATAGAAGAAAATCTTACACCAATGCCCAATGATGAAACTCAAGCGGCTCAAGATGAAAAACAAAAACAATTCAAAGAAAGTGCGAAAAATCGGAAGAAACCCCTCATTATTCTGACCGTTGTTATTTTGCTCATTGCACTGGTTTGGTTAGTGTTATGGCTCGCCTATTTCAGATTTCACCAGTCGACTGATGATGCATATGTGAATGGCAATCTAGTGAATGTCACAAGTGTCATTGCTGGAACTCCTATTGCGTTTTTTGCAGACGACACCGATTTAGTAGAGACAGGTCAGCTATTAGTTTTACTTGATCCAACACTTTATCAAGTTCAATATGAACAAGAACTTACACGGCTATCTTCAACAGTGCTGCAGGTGATGCAGATCTATGATACCGTGAAAGTCAATCAATCGACCGTTGAAAATCGAAAGGTGCAATTGAAGCGTGCACAATACGATTTTTTAAACAGAAAAAATCTGGTGGATATCAAAGCCGTTACAAATGAGGATTACACACATTCTCGTGATGCTTTTCTGACTGCAAAACTGGACTATCAACAAGCGCTTAATCAATTGCAGGTGGCAGTTGACGCGGCAGGGAACACAGCCATGGAGGAGCATCCAATTTTGCTTACCCAAAGAAAAGCCGTTCGTCAAGCCTACTACAATCTAAAACACTGTTCTATTTATGCTCCTTGCCGAGGTCATATCGCGAAACGAACTGTGGAGGTTGGGCAAGCAGTTACACCCCAAAGTTATTTAATGGCCATCATTCCTCAGGATTACATGTGGGTGGATGCCAATTTTAAAGAAACCGAACTCACACATATGCGTGTGGGGCAACCCGCGACGGTTACATTTGATATTTATGGAAGATGTGCCAAATTTGACGGCGTCGTTTTAGGTATAGCCTCAGGTACAGGTAGTGTTTTTTCTTTGATTCCTCCTCAAAATGCAACGGGAAACTGGATTAAGATTGTACAAAGACTCCCTGTAAGAATTGGGCTAGATCCTAAAAAAATGAAAGAATTTCCTTTGCGGTTAGGTCTTTCAGCTTATGTGACAGTGGATGTCACAGATACATCTCTACCTATGCTAGTCGAAGAAATTAAAACACATCCTGTTGCTGCTACCGGAGTTTTTGAACTCGATTTTACAGAATTAGATACTCGTATGGATGAGATCGTCAAGACGATTTTTACAAACGTTTGCCAAGTTGATTGCAATGAAAGATGA
- a CDS encoding DHA2 family efflux MFS transporter permease subunit yields the protein MKDELLTGPRLLLLNIALGLGTFIQILDTSIANVSIPYIAGSLAVSANDGTWVITSFAASNAIVLPLTGWLSDYFGRVRLFVYSVFLFSLTSFMCGLATDLTMLVIFRVLQGAVAGSLIPLSQSLIVTNNPPEKRGAALGFWAMVVVVAPVVGPILGGYLTEEYSWPWIFYINVPIGILSGVIVALLLSDRESDIVRNPIDWVGLFFLTVGVACLQVMLDKGEDFDWFDSNAIRILGIISAIGISYFIIWTYYQPFPIVSFKFFADRNFTIGTIVTTLGFLAFFSSTVVIPLWLQTVQGYTAYRAGLAVAPIGIFPVLLSFFVGQYLQILDLRLWTALCFCLFAFGFFMQANFISEVSIQHIMLVRLFQGLGLAIFFIPLVQLSLGNIPNADYARASGLFNFIRILVGSGFGTSLSVALWDRLEIFHHGRLTELTTLYDPQVIQLYEQLPHISSNFTRGVIDRVFDMEIAQQAYMLATNDLSWMVAWTFIFMVPILLFCKPVHKHQVDVSQSVQH from the coding sequence ATGAAAGATGAGTTACTGACAGGACCAAGGTTATTATTACTAAATATTGCCTTGGGCTTGGGTACGTTTATTCAAATTTTGGATACCTCCATCGCTAATGTGTCGATTCCTTATATTGCGGGGTCTTTAGCCGTAAGTGCTAATGACGGAACTTGGGTGATCACCTCATTTGCGGCAAGTAATGCCATTGTGTTGCCTTTGACAGGATGGTTATCTGACTATTTTGGGAGAGTAAGGCTATTTGTCTATTCGGTTTTTTTATTTAGTTTGACCTCCTTTATGTGTGGGCTTGCTACTGATCTGACCATGCTTGTGATTTTTAGAGTTTTGCAAGGAGCTGTTGCAGGATCTTTAATTCCTCTATCTCAAAGTTTGATTGTCACAAATAATCCTCCAGAAAAAAGGGGGGCAGCCTTGGGCTTTTGGGCAATGGTAGTGGTGGTTGCTCCTGTTGTCGGTCCTATTTTAGGGGGATATTTAACCGAAGAGTATTCATGGCCGTGGATTTTTTATATCAACGTGCCTATTGGAATTTTGTCAGGTGTCATCGTTGCCTTGCTACTCAGTGATCGTGAAAGTGACATTGTTCGCAATCCGATTGATTGGGTCGGGCTCTTTTTTCTGACGGTAGGCGTGGCTTGTTTGCAAGTGATGTTAGACAAAGGGGAAGACTTTGATTGGTTTGACTCGAATGCGATTCGAATCTTAGGAATAATATCCGCCATTGGAATATCGTATTTTATTATCTGGACCTACTATCAACCCTTTCCTATCGTTAGCTTTAAATTTTTTGCGGATCGAAATTTTACGATTGGGACGATTGTTACAACACTTGGCTTTTTAGCATTTTTTTCGAGCACAGTGGTGATTCCGCTTTGGCTGCAAACTGTACAGGGGTATACAGCTTATCGGGCTGGTTTGGCGGTTGCCCCTATAGGCATTTTTCCCGTCCTTTTAAGCTTTTTTGTCGGGCAATATCTTCAAATATTAGATCTACGATTATGGACAGCTCTATGCTTTTGTTTGTTTGCATTCGGATTTTTTATGCAGGCGAACTTCATTTCAGAAGTCAGCATTCAACACATCATGCTCGTTCGGCTTTTTCAGGGACTTGGTTTAGCCATATTTTTTATTCCCTTAGTGCAATTATCATTAGGCAATATTCCCAACGCAGATTATGCGAGAGCTTCTGGTTTGTTCAATTTTATTCGTATTCTAGTTGGTAGTGGTTTTGGAACCTCTCTATCAGTTGCTTTGTGGGATCGTCTTGAAATTTTTCATCATGGACGTTTAACTGAATTGACTACTCTTTACGATCCTCAAGTTATCCAGCTATATGAACAGCTTCCGCATATTTCGTCAAATTTTACAAGAGGTGTCATCGATCGCGTTTTTGACATGGAAATCGCTCAGCAAGCTTATATGCTTGCAACCAATGACTTATCATGGATGGTAGCATGGACATTTATTTTTATGGTTCCTATTCTTTTGTTTTGCAAGCCTGTTCATAAGCACCAAGTAGATGTCTCCCAATCCGTTCAGCATTGA